In the Sus scrofa isolate TJ Tabasco breed Duroc chromosome 6, Sscrofa11.1, whole genome shotgun sequence genome, one interval contains:
- the SELENOV gene encoding selenoprotein V (The RefSeq protein has 2 substitutions compared to this genomic sequence), which produces MNNPARAPAPSPVRPSASLRPLASVRASTPARGSTLARTSLLVRTPNLVPASGPGPIRTPTPVRTPTPVRTPTPVRTLTPVRTPTPVRTPTPVRTPTPVRTPTPVRTPTPVQVPTPVRVPTTVGIPTPTLSQVLVPALESLPNPALPSLDPPLEPDPELTLSPDEDPAPTPRAKHLPLVANGFVPVQEPLPALSPLATNLLESTPGAGTDSSTTKLTDSTSGHVPGTPILATIPLAVALPVSTNALASTSENIQVDNKILIRVVYCGLUSYGLRYILLKKSLEQQFPNCLVFEEDISAQATGAFEVFVDGKLVHSKKKGDGFVDETKLQKIVSHINEEIKKR; this is translated from the exons ATGAATAACCCGGCACgggccccagccccctcccctgtccGGCCCTCGGCCTCGCTGCGACCCTTGGCCTCAGTCCGGGCCTCGACTCCGGCCAGGGGTTCGACCCTGGCCAGGACCTCCCTCCTGGTCCGGACTCCCAATCTGGTCCCGGCCTCGGGTCCGGGTCCGATCCGGACCCCGACTCCAGTACGGACGCCAACTCCTGTCCGGACCCCGACCCCTGTTCGGACCCTGACCCCCGTCCGGACGCCAACTCCGGTCCGGACCCCAACACCGGTTCGGACCCCGACTCCGGTCCGGACCCCAACGCCGGTTCGGACCCCGACTCCGGTCCAGGTGCCGACCCCGGTCCGGGTGCCGACCACGGTCGGGATCCCAACGCCGACCCTATCTCAGGTCCTGGTCCCTGCTTTGGAATCCCTCCCGAACCCAGCCCTGCCTTCTTTGGATCCGCCCCTGGAACCTGATCCCGAACTCACTTTGTCGCCTGATGAGGATCCTACGCCAACCCCGAGGGCGAAGCACCTCCCACTGGTCGCCAATGGATTCGTTCCCGTCCAGGAGCCCCTTCCTGCGCTTTCTCCGTTGGCCACTAATTTACTGGAGTCCACGCCGGGGGCTGGGACCGACTCATCCACCACCAAGCTGACAGATTCCACTTCTGGACATGTCCCAGGGACGCCCATCCTGGCGACCATCCCATTGGCCGTCGCCTTACCGGTTTCTACGAACGCATTGGCCTCCACCAGCGAGAACATCCAAGTGGACAACAAGATCCTGATTCGAGTCGTCTACTG TGGCCTCTGAAGCTACGGCCTCCGG TACATCCTACTGAAAAAGAGTCTGGAGCAGCAATTTCCAAACTGTCTAGTCTTT GAGGAGGACATATCTGCCCAGGCGACCGGGGCGTTTGAAGTGTTTGTGGATGGAAAACTGGTCCATTCGAAGAAG AAAGGCGATGGCTTTGTGGATGAGACCAAGCTGCAGAAAATTGTGAGCCATATCAACGAGGAGATCAAGAAAAGGTAG